The sequence CTTTTCTTCGTTATGAAGCACGACACCTGCCTGGTTATTGGTGCCAACGGACAAATTGGCACCGCCCTGCTGCCCCGCCTTCGGGCCCTTTTCGGTACTGACCACGTGATCGGCGCCGACCTCCGGTTGCCAACGGCCGACACCGGCCCCTTCGTACAGCTCGACGCTACCAACGCTCAGGCGCTAACTGATGTAGTCCGGCGGTATGGCGTCACTCAGATCTATCATTTGGCGGCCATCCTGTCGGCCAAGGGCGAACAGAACCCGGTCTGGGCCTGGAACCTGAATATGCAAACGGCGCTCAACGTGCTGGAAGTAGCCCGGCTCAATGAGGTAAAGAAGGTTTTTCTGCCCAGCTCGATTGCGGTTTTTGGTCAGCACGCGCCCGCCTTCGATACCCCGCAAACAGCCTATCTGGACCCGACGACGGTCTACGGCATCAGCAAAGTGGCGGCCGAAAACTGGTCGCTTTATTACCACCAACGCTACGGGCTGGATGTCCGCTCAGTGCGGTATCCGGGTGTCATCAGCTACGAGACCCTGCCCGGCGGCGGCACCACCGACTACGCCGTCACGATTTTCCACGAGGCCGTACAGGACCGTCCGTTCGAGTGCTTCCTGAGCGCCGATACCCGGCTACCCATGATCTACATGGACGACGCCCTACGGGCCACGCTCGAACTGATGGAAGCGCCCGCCGATAACCTTTCGGTGCGAACCTCCTACAACCTGGCTGGTGTTAGTTTTACACCGGCCGAGCTGGCCGACGCCATCCGGGTGCATTTTCCCGCTTTCCAGATTCAGTACAAGCCCGACTACCGGCAGGCCATTGCTGACTCGTGGCCCCGCACCATCGACGACAGTGCTGCCCGCCAGGATTGGGGCTGGCGACCCGCCTACGATCTGCCCCGCATTACGGAGACCATGATTGCCAACCTCAGCCCGATGTACCAACTTCAACACGAATCATAACCGACTATGAATCAGACCATCAAAGACCAATTGCAAGCCGAGCTGCAAGCCATTGAGGAAGCCGGCCTGTACAAGAAAGAACGGATTATCGTCTCGCCGCAATCGTCGGTCATTGCCATTCACGGCGGGCGCGAAGTGCTGAACTTCTGCGCCAACAACTACCTCGGCCTCTCATCGCACCCTGATGTGGTGGCAGCCGCGCACGAGACCCTCGACACCCACGGTTTCGGGATGTCGTCGGTGCGGTTTATCTGCGGCACGCAGGACATTCACAAGGAGCTGGAGCGCCGGACCGCCGAGTTTGTGGGCACCGAAGACTGCATCCTTTACGCCGCCGCTTTCGACGCCAACGGGGGGGTGTTTGAGCCCCTGCTGAACGAAAGCGATGCCGTTATTTCCGACGAACTGAACCACGCCTCGATCATCGACGGCATCCGGCTGTGCAAAGCCAAGCGGTTCCGCTACAAGCATAACGACATGGCCGATCTGGAAACGCAGTTGCAGGCGGCAGCCGGTGCGCGCCGTATCCTGATTGTTACCGACGGGGCCTTCTCGATGGACGGCACGATCGCCCAGCTCGACAAAATCTGTGATCTGGCCGACCAGCATAATGCGCTGGTGATGGTCGACGAATGCCACGCCAGCGGTTTTCTGGGTAAAACCGGCCGGGGCACGCCGGAGCATCGCAACGTCTTTGGCCGCATCGACATCATCACGGGTACGTATGGCAAGGCCCTGGGCGGTGCGTCGGGTGGGTTTACCGCGGCGAGCAAGGAAATCGTGGCGCTGTTGCGGCAACGGTCGCGGCCCTACCTCTTCTCCAACACGCTGGCCCCGGCTATCGTGGGCGCCTCGTTGCGGGTTCTCGATCTGCTGGAATCGTCGACGGCCCTGCGCGACAAGCTCGAAACCAACACGCGCCACTTCCGCGAGGCCATGACCGCCGCCGGTTTCGACATCATCCCCGGTGAGCACCCCATCGTGCCGATTATGCTGTACGACGCGCCGCTCGCGCAGCAATTTGCCGCCCGCCTGCTCGAAGAAGGCATTTACGTCATCGGTTTCTTCTACCCCGTGGTGCCGCAGGGCAAAGCCCGCATCCGGGTGCAGATTTCGGCTGGCCACGAACCGGAGCACATCCAGCAGGCCGTCGACGCCTTCACCCGCGTCGGGCAGGAGTTGGGCGTGATCTCTGAAGCAGTCAATAACTAGTTTAGGGTTCGGTATTTACCGGTAAAGGTTGGCTGACGCCCGAGTAAGGCATGTCAGCCAACCTTTACCGGTAAACACCAACCCTTGAACCCTCTTTTTTCCTATATGCTCAACCCACTACGCTGCGCTCTGCTGGCAGCCCTTACCCTGACGGGTGCCTACGCCCAGCCTGTTGCTACCCCCTCCCCCGACCGAGCCGATCTGGTGAATCCGCTCATCGGCACCGATTCCAAACCCAGTCTATCAAACGGCAACACGTACCCAGCCATTGCCCTGCCCTGGGGCATGAACTTCTGGATGCCGCAAACCGGCAAAATGGGTAACGGCTGGGCCTACACCTACGCATCCGACAAGATTCGGGGCTTTAAGCAAACGCACCAGCCGTCGCCCTGGATGAACGATTACGGCCAGTTTTCGATCATGCCCATCACCGGCAAACTGCGCCTGAACGAAGACGACCGCGCCAGTTGGTTTTCGCACAAGGCCGAGGTGGTGAAGCCCTATTACTACAGCGTTTACCTCGCCGACCACGACGTAACCACTGAAATTGCCCCGACCGAACGCGCCGCCAGTTTCCGCTTCACGTTTCCCAAAACCGACAGCGCCTACGTGCTGATCGACGCGTTCGACAAAGGCTCGTATGTCAAGATCATTCCCGGCCAACGCAAGGTGATTGGCTACACGACCCGCAACAGCGGCGGCGTCCCCAAGAATTTCAAGAATTACTTCGTACTGGTGTTCGACAAGCCTTTTGCGATGGCGCAGGCCTGGCACGGCAAAACACTGGCCAACGATACCCTCGAACTGCAGGCCAACCACGCCGGCGCGGTGGTGGGGTTCCGCACCCAGAAGGGTGAGCAGGTTCACGTTCGGGTAGCCTCCTCGTTTATCAGCGCCGAACAGGCCGACCGCAACCTGGGTGAACTGGGTACCGACTCCTTTGAGCTGGTGAAGCAGAAAGCCAAAAACGCCTGGAATAAGGAATTGAACCGAATTCAGGTTGAGGGTGGGTCGCTGGCGCAGATGCAGACGTTCTACTCGTGCCTGTACCGGTCGCTGCTGTTTCCGCGCAAGTTTTACGAATACGGCGCCGATGGCAAGGTCGTGCACTACAGCCCGTATAACGGCGAGGTACGTCCCGGCTATATGTTTACCGACACGGGTTTCTGGGATACGTTCCGCTCGATGTTCCCGTTCCTGAACCTGATGTACCCGGCGTTGAACGCCCAGATGCAGGAAGGGCTCGCCAATGCGTACAAAGAAGGCGGGTGGCTACCGGAGTGGGCTAGTCCCGGCCTGCGCAACGTGATGGTTGGCTCCAATTCGGCGTCGATCGTGGCCGAAGCGTACCTGAAAGGAGCGCGAGGTTACGACATCAACGCGTTGTATGAGGCGCTGTTGAAGAACTCGGAAAACGAAGGCCCGATGGACGCCGTTGGTCGCCGCGGCGCGCAGTACTACAACACGCTTGGGTACGTTCCGTATGACGTAAAAATCAACGAAAACGCCGCCCGCACCCTCGAATACGCCTACGACGATTTTGCCATTTACCAGTTGGCGAAAGCCCTGAAACGCCCGCAGGCCGAGATCGACCGTTTTGCCAAACGCAGCCAGAACTACCGCAACCTGTTCGACAAACAAACGGGCCTGATGCGCGGAAAGAACAAAGACGGGCAATTTCAGACGCCGTTCAACCCCTTCAAATGGGGCGACGCCTTTACCGAGGGTAACAGCTGGCATTACACCTGGTCGGTTTTCCACGACGTGCAGGGGCTGGTCGATCTAATGGGCGGTCGGCAGAAATTCGTCGCCAAACTCGACTCGGTGTTCACGATGCCACCGGTTTACGATGAAAGCTATTATGGCGGGGTCATTCACGAAATCCGGGAGATGCAGATTGCCAACATGGGCCAGTATGCGCACGGCAATCAGCCTATTCAGCACATGATTTACCTCTACAACTACGCCGGTGAGCCTTGGAAAGCGCAATACTGGCTCCGTGAGGTGCTGAACCGGATGTACCTGCCCACGCCCGACGGCTACTGCGGCGATGAAGACAACGGCCAAACCTCGGCCTGGTACGTGTTTACGGCGATGGGCTTCTACCCCGTTTGCCC comes from Fibrella aestuarina BUZ 2 and encodes:
- a CDS encoding GH92 family glycosyl hydrolase, which produces MLNPLRCALLAALTLTGAYAQPVATPSPDRADLVNPLIGTDSKPSLSNGNTYPAIALPWGMNFWMPQTGKMGNGWAYTYASDKIRGFKQTHQPSPWMNDYGQFSIMPITGKLRLNEDDRASWFSHKAEVVKPYYYSVYLADHDVTTEIAPTERAASFRFTFPKTDSAYVLIDAFDKGSYVKIIPGQRKVIGYTTRNSGGVPKNFKNYFVLVFDKPFAMAQAWHGKTLANDTLELQANHAGAVVGFRTQKGEQVHVRVASSFISAEQADRNLGELGTDSFELVKQKAKNAWNKELNRIQVEGGSLAQMQTFYSCLYRSLLFPRKFYEYGADGKVVHYSPYNGEVRPGYMFTDTGFWDTFRSMFPFLNLMYPALNAQMQEGLANAYKEGGWLPEWASPGLRNVMVGSNSASIVAEAYLKGARGYDINALYEALLKNSENEGPMDAVGRRGAQYYNTLGYVPYDVKINENAARTLEYAYDDFAIYQLAKALKRPQAEIDRFAKRSQNYRNLFDKQTGLMRGKNKDGQFQTPFNPFKWGDAFTEGNSWHYTWSVFHDVQGLVDLMGGRQKFVAKLDSVFTMPPVYDESYYGGVIHEIREMQIANMGQYAHGNQPIQHMIYLYNYAGEPWKAQYWLREVLNRMYLPTPDGYCGDEDNGQTSAWYVFTAMGFYPVCPASDQYVLGAPLFKKVTATLENGKKIVINAPANSDQNRYIGQLTVNGKPYSKNWLSHRELLNGAVINATMTPKPNQQRGTQPADFPYSFSTQK
- the kbl gene encoding glycine C-acetyltransferase, with the translated sequence MNQTIKDQLQAELQAIEEAGLYKKERIIVSPQSSVIAIHGGREVLNFCANNYLGLSSHPDVVAAAHETLDTHGFGMSSVRFICGTQDIHKELERRTAEFVGTEDCILYAAAFDANGGVFEPLLNESDAVISDELNHASIIDGIRLCKAKRFRYKHNDMADLETQLQAAAGARRILIVTDGAFSMDGTIAQLDKICDLADQHNALVMVDECHASGFLGKTGRGTPEHRNVFGRIDIITGTYGKALGGASGGFTAASKEIVALLRQRSRPYLFSNTLAPAIVGASLRVLDLLESSTALRDKLETNTRHFREAMTAAGFDIIPGEHPIVPIMLYDAPLAQQFAARLLEEGIYVIGFFYPVVPQGKARIRVQISAGHEPEHIQQAVDAFTRVGQELGVISEAVNN
- a CDS encoding NAD-dependent epimerase/dehydratase family protein, translating into MKHDTCLVIGANGQIGTALLPRLRALFGTDHVIGADLRLPTADTGPFVQLDATNAQALTDVVRRYGVTQIYHLAAILSAKGEQNPVWAWNLNMQTALNVLEVARLNEVKKVFLPSSIAVFGQHAPAFDTPQTAYLDPTTVYGISKVAAENWSLYYHQRYGLDVRSVRYPGVISYETLPGGGTTDYAVTIFHEAVQDRPFECFLSADTRLPMIYMDDALRATLELMEAPADNLSVRTSYNLAGVSFTPAELADAIRVHFPAFQIQYKPDYRQAIADSWPRTIDDSAARQDWGWRPAYDLPRITETMIANLSPMYQLQHES